From Candidatus Polarisedimenticolaceae bacterium, one genomic window encodes:
- a CDS encoding FAD-binding oxidoreductase: MKKTASIRALSLPPTRPSPVLVDPDLIAGYLEDASSVGPGTARGLLRPDRPEEAATFLRMTAGRELDVLPQAARSSLTGAARPRGEVVITCERWTDAELLSAGGPAGRVRCGAGVRLRDLQRWLGEHGRFFPPIPTYQEAMIGGTIATDAGGAATFKYGKTRAWVRGIEVLLFNGDLLKVERGECVVPRGGTFRVELPGGRVLEVPTPTYLLPAVKKLSCGYWSSDPMDLVDLFVGSEGTLGMLASATLDLVPLPPAVVAGLAFLPDSGAALALSRTLCSGAVPGVRSVEMLDDRCLSLLKAHGDAEKLRVTLPAGAGAALIFEIEMPEAIDRDAAEAIVVASLEGEASRHPLAQLVREVERHGAGDDFELVFPGDDVRREALAAFREAAPKRVNEILQARRRDDAGIAKVGGDLVVPPAELDAAIAFWREGFAARGLEFAIWGHVSDGNLHPNALPRSLAQTDAACEVLLDFARDAGRRGGAPLAEHGVGRSPLKQRMLREFLGEPALAEMRAIKDALDPDDRFSPGVLFPARQRP; encoded by the coding sequence ATGAAGAAGACCGCCTCGATCCGTGCCCTCTCGCTTCCCCCCACGCGGCCGAGCCCCGTCCTGGTCGATCCCGACCTGATCGCGGGGTACCTCGAGGACGCGTCGTCGGTCGGGCCGGGCACCGCGCGAGGGCTCCTTCGCCCCGACCGCCCCGAGGAGGCCGCGACGTTCCTGCGCATGACCGCCGGCCGCGAGCTCGACGTCCTTCCGCAGGCGGCGCGGTCCTCGCTGACGGGGGCGGCGCGCCCGCGCGGAGAGGTCGTGATCACCTGCGAGCGATGGACGGATGCCGAGCTCCTCTCCGCCGGCGGACCCGCGGGGCGGGTGCGGTGCGGCGCGGGGGTGCGGCTGAGGGACCTGCAGCGCTGGCTCGGGGAGCACGGCCGGTTCTTCCCGCCGATCCCCACCTACCAGGAGGCGATGATCGGCGGGACGATCGCGACCGACGCGGGGGGGGCGGCGACGTTCAAGTACGGGAAGACCCGTGCCTGGGTGCGCGGGATCGAGGTGCTGCTCTTCAACGGCGATCTGCTGAAGGTCGAGCGCGGGGAGTGCGTGGTCCCGCGCGGCGGGACGTTCCGCGTCGAGCTTCCGGGGGGGCGGGTGCTCGAGGTCCCCACACCGACCTACCTGCTGCCGGCGGTGAAGAAGCTCAGCTGCGGATACTGGTCCTCCGACCCGATGGATCTCGTCGACCTGTTCGTCGGCTCGGAGGGGACGCTCGGCATGTTGGCCTCCGCGACCCTCGACCTCGTTCCGCTCCCTCCCGCCGTCGTCGCCGGGCTCGCGTTCCTGCCCGACTCGGGGGCCGCGCTCGCGTTGTCGCGGACGCTGTGCTCGGGCGCGGTCCCGGGGGTCCGCTCCGTCGAGATGCTCGACGATCGGTGCCTCTCGCTCCTGAAAGCGCACGGGGATGCGGAGAAGTTGCGCGTGACCCTTCCCGCGGGCGCCGGCGCCGCGTTGATCTTCGAGATCGAGATGCCGGAGGCGATCGATCGCGACGCGGCCGAGGCGATCGTGGTGGCCTCGCTCGAAGGGGAGGCGAGCCGGCACCCGCTCGCGCAGCTCGTCAGGGAAGTGGAGCGGCACGGGGCGGGGGACGACTTCGAGCTCGTCTTCCCCGGCGACGACGTGCGGCGCGAGGCGCTCGCGGCGTTTCGCGAGGCCGCCCCCAAACGCGTCAACGAGATCCTGCAGGCGCGACGCCGAGACGACGCGGGGATCGCCAAGGTCGGCGGCGATCTCGTCGTCCCGCCCGCGGAGCTCGACGCCGCGATCGCGTTCTGGCGCGAAGGGTTCGCCGCGCGCGGCCTCGAGTTCGCGATCTGGGGGCACGTCTCCGACGGCAACCTGCACCCGAACGCGCTCCCGCGGTCGCTCGCCCAGACCGACGCCGCCTGCGAGGTGCTGCTGGATTTCGCACGCGACGCGGGGCGTCGGGGCGGGGCTCCGCTCGCCGAACACGGCGTCGGTCGATCGCCCCTCAAACAGCGGATGCTCCGCGAGTTCCTCGGCGAGCCCGCTCTCGCCGAGATGCGCGCGATCAAGGACGCCCTCGACCCCGACGATCGTTTCTCGCCGGGGGTGCTCTTCCCCGCGCGCCAACGCCCGTAG